From Toxorhynchites rutilus septentrionalis strain SRP chromosome 2, ASM2978413v1, whole genome shotgun sequence, a single genomic window includes:
- the LOC129767820 gene encoding uncharacterized protein LOC129767820, protein MRQKNLCRLCLIPHRKWPCRSKKECGVDGCRIRHHMLLHSNRNGAADGTKSTETVHQYHHHMKSFSLFRYLPVTLYGNGKQVETFVFLDDGSSSTLLEEGIASLLGIEGEPDNLLLSWTGKISRHEKTSRRLSVNVSGAGKKEMFQLGNVRTVRELGLPSQTLDYVELCSTFPHLRGLPVASYIDARPGMIIGLEHVQLLTSLKTREGTGSEPVATKTRLGWCVYGRNSGNEGSFEQLHVHACSEMSNCDLHDSMRKFFAVEEAVVTKQLEAEEDKRARSILEATTVRRGARMETGLLWRHDDVKFPDSFPMAMSRLKGLEKRLAKDPELRRRVNEQINSYEQKQYVRKVPPEVLRNISRQRMWYLPLGVVTNPKKPNKIRMVWDAAAKAGGVSFNDMLLKGPDLLVSLVEVLLRFREGKIAVCSDIREMFLRILIREEDKWSQCFLWRDSPDAEIQVYVINVAMFGATSSPCTAQFVKNRNASDYLELYPRAVEAIIKNHYVDDFLDSVNSVEEAVQLVKQVQLVHAAAGFEFGKISSNSQEVLDLLGETGSPTNKLLNLEKDRVYERILGVVWVPAVDHFTFEQTGLDGIMGENRAVPTKRQVLRTVMKLYDPLGFVAHFVVQGKILMQEIWRTGTNWDEPIAQQLHDLWSRWIALYAAINEVKIPRCFFGNLRPQEVDEIEIHVFTDASVVACACVAYLRISSTRGNLCSLVAAKTKVSPLRTLSIPRLELQAAMMGSRLLQNVCSALTLDIRKRFLWTDSATVLAWLRSDSRRYHQFVSFRVGEILSLTSVDEWYYVPSKYNVADDATKWNSGPSFDPGSRWFEGPQFLREPKEMWPRQSVVVNGADAASEELRVVAVHQTTEEIINVERFSKWNRLVRTLAYVYLAVRIWRRTLGERDARHVLNQDDFVKAKDTLWRQAQAQGYSEEFHRLKSERGIEKGSPLQSLAPFLDERGVIRVGGRIGNAPTIPFAVKYPIVLPREHRITLLLGHSFHERFLHANGEAVCNEIRQKFYIPKLRVLVRKVSRSCQHCKVKKATPVPPLMGPLPKVRLTPFIRPFTYVGVDYMGPFEVKVGRSVVKRWICLFTCLTIRAIHLELAHSLSSNACVMAFRRFVARRGAPLEVFSDNGTNFVGANRQLSEEKQKIQNIVEDCATTFTNANTQWHFNVPAAPHMGGPWERMVKSVKVAMKAISGSPRHPSDEVLETIMLEAEAIINSRPLTYVPLDMEDDEALTPNHFLLCGSTGIKQPVANPVSGNILRDSWKLAQHIVDDFWRRWVREYLPMLTRRTKWFEAVKPMKPGDLVVIVDENTRNSWERGRVLETFPDKSGQVRRATVQTARGVFARPAVKLAVLDVEGNYKKSDVYDSGTEMVHGAGDVADTPRCGEKVVNRLAEPSRAKRHCRAK, encoded by the coding sequence ATGAGGCAGAAGAATCTGTGCAGACTGTGCTTGATACCGCATCGTAAATGGCCATGCCGGTCAAAAAAGGAATGCGGAGTGGACGGTTGCCGTATTCGACACCATATGCTGCTTCACAGTAATCGCAACGGTGCTGCCGACGGTACCAAATCTACCGAAACTGTTCACCAGTATCATCATCACATGAAATCCTTTTCCCTGTTCCGTTATCTGCCAGTCACGCTCTATGGAAACGGAAAACAAGTcgaaacatttgtatttttggATGATGGATCGTCTTCAACGTTGCTAGAAGAAGGAATCGCATCACTGTTGGGTATCGAAGGTGAACCAGACAACCTGTTGTTGAGCTGGACAGGAAAGATCAGTCGGCATGAGAAGACATCCAGGCGGTTAAGTGTGAACGTATCCGGGGCTGGTAAGAAGGAAATGTTCCAGTTAGGTAATGTGCGAACGGTTCGGGAGCTGGGACTCCCAAGTCAAACGTTGGATTACGTGGAGCTTTGTAGTACGTTCCCGCATCTGCGAGGACTTCCAGTGGCCAGTTATATCGATGCCAGGCCAGGCATGATTATAGGTCTAGAGCACGTTCAGCTTCTCACAAGCTTGAAGACTCGTGAAGGTACCGGCAGTGAACCAGTCGCAACAAAAACTCGATTAGGATGGTGCGTGTATGGAAGGAACTCGGGAAACGAAGGGTCCTTCGAACAACTGCATGTCCACGCTTGCAGTGAGATGAGCAATTGCGACCTTCATGACTCTATGCGAAAGTTTTTCGCAGTGGAGGAGGCTGTAGTGACGAAGCAACTAGAAGCCGAAGAGGACAAGCGGGCACGCAGTATTCTAGAAGCAACAACGGTGAGACGAGGAGCTCGTATGGAGACGGGTTTACTCTGGCGGCATGACGATGTAAAATTTCCGGATAGTTTTCCAATGGCAATGAGTAGGTTGAAGGGCTTGGAGAAACGATTGGCCAAGGATCCTGAGCTGCGTAGAAGAGTCAACGAAcaaatcaatagttacgaacaGAAGCAGTACGTGCGCAAAGTGCCACCAGAAGTACTAAGAAACATCAGTCGACAGCGAATGTGGTATCTTCCGTTAGGTGTCGTAACGAATCCCAAGAAACCGAACAAGATCAGAATGGTGTGGGATGCTGCTGCGAAGGCTGGCGGAGTGTCGTTTAATGACATGCTACTGAAGGGTCCGGATCTCCTCGTATCTTTGGTGGAAGTCTTGTTACGATTCCGGGAAGGGAAGATTGCGGTGTGCTCTGACATTCGCGAAATGTTCCTGAGGATCCTCATTCGAGAGGAAGATAAATGGTCACAGTGCTTTCTATGGAGAGACAGTCCAGACGCTGAAATCCAGGTTTACGTGATCAACGTTGCGATGTTTGGTGCAACCAGTTCGCCGTGTACGGCGCAGTTTGTTAAGAACAGAAATGCCTCCGACTACCTGGAATTATATCCTCGAGCAGTAGAGGCGATCATCAAAAACCACTACGTGGATGATTTTCTAGATAGTGTCAATTCGGTGGAAGAAGCTGTGCAGCTTGTCAAACAAGTGCAGTTGGTCCATGCAGCCGCAGGCTTCGAgtttggaaaaatttcatccaaTTCGCAGGAGGTGCTTGATCTTCTAGGGGAGACTGGATCGCCAACCAACAAGTTGCTCAACCTAGAAAAGGATAGAGTCTATGAGCGTATCTTAGGAGTTGTGTGGGTTCCTGCAGTGGATCACTTCACCTTCGAACAGACAGGGTTGGATGGAATCATGGGTGAAAATAGAGCAGTTCCAACAAAGAGACAAGTTCTACGTACCGTGATGAAATTGTACGATCCATTAGGCTTCGTGGCACACTTTGTGGTGCAGGGCAAAATACTTATGCAGGAGATCTGGCGAACGGGTACCAACTGGGACGAGCCCATTGCACAACAACTACATGATCTATGGAGTAGATGGATTGCACTGTATGCGGCTATCAACGAAGTGAAAATTCCTCGTTGCTTCTTCGGAAATCTTCGACCACAGGAGGTTGACGAAATTGAAATCCACGTCTTCACGGATGCAAGCGTAGTGGCATGTGCGTGCGTAGCTTATCTTAGAATATCGTCCACCAGGGGGAACTTGTGTTCGTTGGTAGCAGCAAAAACAAAGGTGTCACCACTTCGAACGCTCTCAATACCTCGTTTGGAgcttcaagctgccatgatggGATCACGTTTGTTGCAAAATGTTTGTTCAGCACTCACCCTTGATATTCGGAAGCGCTTTCTGTGGACGGACTCGGCAACAGTTCTGGCATGGCTTCGCTCGGATAGTCGCCGATATCACCAGTTTGTTTCATTTCGGGTAGGGGAGATTCTTTCGCTCACCAGCGTGGATGAATGGTACTATGTACCATCGAAGTACAACGTGGCAGACGATGCCACTAAGTGGAATTCGGGACCATCGTTTGATCCAGGAAGCCGTTGGTTCGAAGGTCCACAATTTTTACGAGAACCGAAAGAAATGTGGCCTAGGCAGTCAGTAGTTGTGAATGGAGCGGATGCAGCAAGCGAAGAACTTCGAGTGGTAGCGGTACACCAAACAACTGAAGAAATCATCAACGTCGAACGCTTTTCAAAGTGGAATCGCTTAGTCCGAACTTTGGCTTATGTTTACCTGGCCGTGAGAATCTGGAGAAGAACCCTCGGCGAAAGAGATGCACGGCACGTTCTGAATCAGGATGATTTTGTGAAGGCAAAAGACACGCTTTGGCGCCAGGCACAGGCACAGGGTTATTCGGAGGAGTTTCATAGGCTGAAAAGCGAACGCGGCATTGAAAAGGGAAGTCCGTTGCAGTCGTTGGCTCCATTTTTGGATGAACGCGGAGTCATTCGGGTAGGAGGTCGAATCGGGAACGCCCCGACCATCCCCTTCGCAGTGAAATATCCCATAGTACTACCTAGAGAACATCGTATCACCTTGCTTTTGGGTCATTCTTTCCACGAACGGTTCCTGCATGCCAACGGGGAAGCAGTCTGCAATGAAATAAGACAGAAGTTTTATATACCAAAACTTCGAGTTCTCGTACGGAAAGTCAGCCGAAGTTGTCAGCACTGCAAGGTGAAAAAAGCGACTCCCGTTCCTCCGCTGATGGGCCCGCTACCGAAGGTACGTCTAACACCATTCATCCGACCGTTTACTTACGTTGGTGTTGATTACATGGGTCCGTTCGAAGTCAAAGTCGGCCGCAGTGTTGTGAAAAGGTGGATTTGCTTATTCACCTGCCTCACAATACGGGCTATTCATCTGGAGTTGGCCCACAGTCTCTCATCAAACGCGTGCGTGATGGCTTTCCGGAGATTTGTTGCCAGACGTGGTGCTCCACTAGAAGTGTTCTCCGACAATGGCACGAATTTTGTGGGAGCCAATCGTCAGTTGTCAGAGGAGAAGCAGAAAATACAAAACATCGTTGAGGACTGTGCCACCACATTCACCAACGCGAATACCCAGTGGCACTTCAACGTTCCAGCAGCTCCACACATGGGAGGACCGTGGGAGCGTATGGTCAAGTCCGTGAAAGTGGCGATGAAAGCAATATCGGGAAGTCCACGACATCCAAGTGATGAGGTGTTGGAAACGATAATGTTGGAGGCTGAAGCGATTATTAACTCGCGACCGTTGACCTACGTTCCCCTGGATATGGAAGACGATGAGGCACTCACGCCAAATCACTTTTTGCTGTGTGGATCAACCGGCATCAAGCAACCAGTCGCCAATCCTGTGAGTGGAAACATCCTTCGTGACAGCTGGAAGCTGGCGCAGCATATTGTGGATGACTTTTGGCGTAGATGGGTACGGGAGTATCTCCCAATGTTGACACGACGCACGAAGTGGTTCGAAGCCGTGAAGCCGATGAAACCTGGCGATCTGGTCGTGATAGTCGACGAAAACACGAGGAATAGCTGGGAGCGAGGACGCGTACTGGAAACCTTTCCAGACAAATCTGGGCAGGTGAGACGGGCTACCGTTCAGACAGCTAGAGGAGTCTTCGCCAGACCTGCGGTTAAATTAGCGGTTCTAGATGTAGAAGGTAACTACAAGAAGTCGGACGTATATGATTCGGGAACGGAAATGGTTCACGGGGCGGGGGATGTCGCCGATACCCCTCGTTGCGGCGAAAAGGTGGTGAACCGATTAGCCGAACCCTCACGAGCGAAACGACATTGTCGGGCGAAGTGA